From a region of the Danio aesculapii chromosome 4, fDanAes4.1, whole genome shotgun sequence genome:
- the tmcc3 gene encoding LOW QUALITY PROTEIN: transmembrane and coiled-coil domain protein 3 (The sequence of the model RefSeq protein was modified relative to this genomic sequence to represent the inferred CDS: inserted 5 bases in 3 codons; deleted 5 bases in 3 codons; substituted 2 bases at 2 genomic stop codons), with protein MPSAERTLPELERNSILHCDMAERGVDVNTLSIPVPMRRGGSETCLDLDSDLTVRDGPRSRSGLDSLQQKILKVKEQLRIEQNLQDENVAEYLKLINCADKQQSGRIKQVFEKKNQKTAHNISQLQKKLEQYQRKMKESDISNGTKHATPKDKDNDNLKETVVTGSGRHPHLDKVKTIGPGVSLSPPFFFSKPREIANLIRNXFGSADNIAHLKSSMETGSGCRRKRGARILSXQCHLTPEPKYQSDDECSNETSVSVESNGQVTGSAQLGQHSGSARETSQQPLLEACEEIRELEGSSESLGXRLETLKNQFKCEVENITQTLQEERYRCEHLEDQLNDLTELHQNETANLKQELASIEEKMAYQAYERARDIQDALEVCQNARQXLELQQQQQQVLQLEGTDAKSXAGKCINIMLAIVNVILVCVSTAAKFSAPLMRSRLHVFGTLVCVCLLLYSWSNWEHLQCAIERMLLPR; from the exons GCAGAGAGAGGTGTTGATGTGAACACCCTCAGCATCCCTGTGCCCATGCGAAGAGGAGGCTCAGAGACGTGCTTAGACCTGGATTCAGATCTAACTGTACGGGATGGCCCTCGATCACGTTCTGGCCTGGACAGCCTCCAACAAAAGATCCTCAAAGTGAAAGAACAGCTGAGAATTGAGCAAAACCTACAAGATGAGAACGTGGCTGAATATCTCAAACTCATCAACTGCGCAGACAAACAGCAGAGCGGCCGCATTAAACAAGTGTTCgagaaaaagaaccaaaaaacTGCCCACAACATCTCCCAACTCCAGAAAAAACTGGAGCAGTATCAGCGCAAGATGAAGGAGTCCGACATCTCCAACGGGACCAAACACGCAACGCCAAAAGACAAAGACAACGACAACCTCAAAGAAACTGTGGTCACCGGAAGCGGACGACATCCACATTTGGACAAAGTCAAAACTATCGGTCCTGGAGTTTCTCTATCTCCGCCGTTCTTCTTCAGCAAGCCCAGAGAAATTGCAAACCTCATTCGCA AATTTGGCAGCGCTGACAACATCGCCCACCTGAAAAGCTCAATGGAGACTGGGTCTGGTTGCAGGCGGAAGCGGGGAGCTCGGATTTTGAG GCAGTGCCACTTAACACCGGAACCCAAATATCAGAGTGACGACGAGTGTTCCAACGAGACGTCAGTTTCTGTGGAGAGTAACGGGCAGGTGACTGGATCGGCACAACTGGGGCAGCACAGTGGATCTGCGAGAGAAACT AGTCAACAGCCGCTGCTGGAGGCCTGTGAGGAGATCCGGGAGTTGGAGGGAAGCTCAGAGTCTCTTGGCTGACGACTCGAGACACTCAAGAACCAGTTTAAATGTGAAGTGGAGAACATCACACAGACACTACAAGAGGAGCGATACAG gTGTGAACATCTAGAAGACCAGCTGAATGACCTGACAGAGCTC CATCAGAATGAAACTGCAAACCTCAAACAGGAGCTCGCCAGCATCGAGGAGAAAATGGCCTATCAGGCTTATGAACGAGCTCGAGATATACAG GATGCCCTGGAAGTCTGTCAGAACGCGCGTCAGTAACTGGAGCttcagcaacagcagcagcaggtCTTGCAGTTGGAAGGCACCGATGccaagtc tgctggaaaatgCATCAACATCATGCTGGCCATCGTCAAC GTGATTCTGGTTTGCGTCTCCACCGCTGCTAAATTCTCTGCTCCGTTGATGCGAAGTCGTCTACATGTGTTTGGGACactagtatgtgtgtgtttactgctgtATAGCTGGAGCAACTGGGAGCATCTGCAGTGCGCAATAGAGCGAATGCTGCTTCCCAGATGA